A window of Bacillus solimangrovi contains these coding sequences:
- a CDS encoding aminotransferase class I/II-fold pyridoxal phosphate-dependent enzyme: MLQYHPKLNVLIEETEQVIAPIHRQMEKVAELHQFRVLESFRNHRVSDFHFTPSTGYGYDDLGRDTLEEIYADVFGHDEAIVRPQIISGTHAISTALFGVLRPDDELVYITGKPYDTLEEIVGIRGNGTGSLRDFNISYQAVSLTDEGSVDYEAVKKAITSKTKMIGIQRSKGYASRPSFNIEEIEKMIQFVKGIKEDVIVFVDNCYGEFVEELEPCHVGADLIAGSLIKNPGGGLVKTGGYLVGRKDLIEQCAFRLTSPGIGKEAGASLYSLQEMYQGFFFAPHVVSQALKGAVFTAALLEKIGITTTPKWNSKRTDLIQSVTFEDPDMMTVFAQAIQQASPVNAHVKPTASYMPGYEDDVIMAAGTFIQGASIELSADGPMRPPYECYVQGGLTYEHVKIAVCSAVSQLIEKKILTLD; this comes from the coding sequence ATGTTGCAATACCACCCTAAGTTAAATGTTTTAATAGAAGAAACGGAACAAGTTATTGCTCCAATTCATCGCCAAATGGAGAAGGTTGCAGAGTTGCACCAGTTCCGTGTATTAGAATCATTTCGAAATCATCGAGTAAGTGATTTTCATTTCACACCATCAACAGGTTACGGATATGACGATCTCGGTCGAGATACACTTGAAGAAATATACGCTGACGTATTTGGTCATGATGAAGCAATTGTTCGCCCGCAAATTATTTCGGGTACACATGCTATTTCAACCGCATTGTTCGGTGTATTACGTCCTGATGATGAGCTTGTGTACATAACAGGTAAACCATATGATACGTTAGAAGAAATTGTAGGTATTCGAGGTAATGGAACTGGTTCGTTACGAGATTTTAACATTAGCTATCAAGCAGTCTCACTTACAGATGAAGGATCAGTTGATTATGAAGCTGTAAAAAAAGCAATTACAAGTAAAACAAAAATGATCGGTATACAGCGCTCAAAAGGGTATGCATCAAGACCTTCATTTAATATAGAAGAGATTGAAAAAATGATTCAGTTTGTCAAAGGAATAAAAGAAGATGTTATCGTATTTGTAGATAACTGTTACGGGGAATTTGTAGAAGAACTAGAGCCCTGCCATGTTGGAGCGGATTTAATCGCTGGTTCTTTAATAAAAAACCCAGGTGGAGGACTCGTTAAGACAGGCGGTTATTTAGTCGGAAGAAAAGATTTGATTGAGCAGTGTGCATTTCGATTAACATCTCCTGGAATAGGGAAAGAAGCGGGGGCTTCTTTATATAGTTTACAAGAAATGTATCAAGGCTTTTTCTTTGCGCCTCATGTTGTTAGCCAAGCGTTAAAGGGTGCTGTTTTCACAGCAGCACTGTTAGAGAAGATTGGAATTACAACAACACCAAAATGGAATAGTAAACGAACAGATCTTATTCAGTCTGTTACATTTGAAGATCCAGATATGATGACGGTGTTTGCTCAAGCAATACAACAAGCTTCTCCTGTTAATGCTCATGTAAAACCGACAGCAAGTTATATGCCTGGTTATGAAGATGATGTCATCATGGCAGCTGGCACATTCATTCAAGGTGCAAGTATTGAATTATCAGCGGATGGTCCGATGCGTCCACCATATGAATGTTACGTACAAGGTGGTCTAACTTATGAACATGTAAAAATTGCAGTTTGTTCAGCAGTTTCACAACTGATTGAGAAAAAGATTCTCACGCTTGATTGA
- the hflX gene encoding GTPase HflX — protein sequence MNQVQVNEKERVVLIGCKLNQGDSERFQYSMDELAALAETAGAEVHAVFTQNRDRIHPALYIGKGKVEELATFVEEIEADLIISNDELSPSQLRNLGNTIDIPIVDRTQLILDIFANRARTKEGKLQVELAQLQYMLPRLVGQGTALSRLGGGIGTRGPGETKLETDRRHIHRRIDEIKRQLKTVVAHRERYRSQRKRNQTIQVVLLGYTNAGKSTIFNQLTEADAYAKDQLFATLDPLTRKIQLPSGLTVLLTDTVGFIQDLPTTLVAAFRSTLEEVKEADLMLHVADSSHPDVFQHEQTVHKLLDELDAANISMLTVYNKKDLLEDAFIPAKGLDSLQISAYDDDDIIQLLQTIEEKLQKQMEPYRVLLSPDEGKLLAQLKQETIVTQRKFDEEREAYRVHGFVQQSHPLYTTLKKYER from the coding sequence TTGAATCAAGTACAAGTAAATGAAAAAGAGCGGGTCGTATTAATAGGCTGTAAGCTTAATCAAGGTGATTCTGAACGTTTTCAATATTCAATGGATGAGCTTGCTGCATTAGCTGAGACGGCAGGCGCTGAAGTGCATGCGGTGTTCACTCAAAATCGTGATCGTATTCATCCAGCTTTATATATAGGTAAGGGTAAAGTAGAAGAACTTGCAACTTTCGTAGAAGAGATCGAAGCGGACTTAATAATCTCAAATGATGAACTTTCACCAAGTCAGTTGCGTAATTTAGGTAACACGATTGATATACCAATTGTCGATCGTACACAGCTCATTCTCGATATTTTTGCAAATCGAGCCCGAACTAAGGAAGGGAAATTACAAGTCGAACTTGCTCAACTGCAATATATGTTGCCTCGTTTAGTTGGACAAGGCACTGCTTTATCACGACTTGGAGGAGGTATTGGGACACGAGGTCCTGGTGAAACAAAGTTAGAAACTGATCGACGTCATATTCACCGCCGTATAGATGAAATCAAACGTCAATTGAAAACTGTTGTTGCACACCGAGAACGTTATCGTAGTCAACGGAAGAGAAATCAAACGATTCAAGTTGTCTTACTCGGTTATACGAATGCTGGAAAATCAACAATTTTCAATCAGTTAACAGAAGCTGATGCCTATGCGAAAGACCAATTGTTTGCCACACTTGATCCATTAACGAGAAAAATTCAATTACCGAGCGGGTTAACAGTATTACTTACAGACACAGTTGGATTTATTCAAGACTTACCAACTACATTGGTGGCTGCTTTTCGTTCCACATTAGAAGAAGTAAAAGAGGCTGACCTCATGCTTCATGTAGCAGATTCATCACACCCTGATGTTTTTCAGCATGAGCAAACTGTACATAAGTTGTTAGATGAGTTGGATGCAGCGAACATTTCAATGCTAACCGTATACAATAAGAAGGACTTATTAGAAGATGCATTCATACCAGCAAAAGGATTGGATTCACTTCAAATAAGTGCATATGATGATGATGATATTATTCAATTATTACAGACGATTGAGGAGAAACTCCAAAAGCAAATGGAACCATATCGAGTTCTGCTTTCACCTGATGAAGGAAAGCTGCTCGCTCAATTGAAGCAAGAGACGATCGTTACACAGAGAAAGTTTGATGAAGAAAGAGAAGCGTATCGTGTACACGGATTTGTACAGCAATCACATCCGTTATATACAACGTTAAAGAAATATGAGAGATAG
- a CDS encoding trimeric intracellular cation channel family protein: protein MSWDILNIIGTVAFAISGAIVAMEEEYDIFGVYILGLATAFGGGAIRNLLIGVPVSALWEQGTLFTLAIIVITLLFFFPNSILKPWKKFGTFTDAVGLGAFAIQGALYATAMNHPLSAVVVAAVLTGSGGGMIRDVLARRKPVVFLRSEIYALWAVFAGLVIGLGIATSSWHYYLLLSLVVILRMVSYHYRWKLPYRPLSNNM, encoded by the coding sequence GTGTCTTGGGATATTTTAAATATCATTGGTACTGTTGCCTTTGCAATTAGTGGAGCAATTGTTGCCATGGAAGAAGAATATGATATTTTCGGAGTTTATATATTAGGCTTAGCAACTGCATTTGGAGGCGGAGCGATACGGAATTTACTAATCGGTGTTCCTGTATCCGCACTATGGGAGCAAGGTACACTCTTTACACTTGCTATCATCGTAATCACATTACTATTCTTCTTTCCAAATAGCATTTTAAAACCTTGGAAGAAATTTGGAACTTTCACTGATGCCGTTGGACTAGGTGCTTTCGCAATCCAAGGAGCATTATACGCCACAGCCATGAACCACCCTTTAAGTGCCGTTGTCGTAGCTGCAGTTCTCACAGGTAGCGGTGGTGGGATGATCCGTGACGTACTTGCTCGCAGGAAACCTGTCGTATTTTTACGTTCAGAGATATACGCACTCTGGGCTGTTTTTGCAGGACTTGTGATTGGTCTTGGTATTGCAACAAGTAGTTGGCATTATTATCTGTTGTTATCGTTAGTCGTCATCTTGCGAATGGTTTCATATCATTATAGATGGAAATTACCATATCGTCCTCTATCAAATAACATGTAA
- the spoVK gene encoding stage V sporulation protein K — protein MQQPLSTKKNGQINIVLKKNQHEYSTLKEPPAELQQKIDVMNEHIPLKQIETEMDKLIGLQDIKEVLREMYAWLYVNEKRREVGLKESSQALHMMFRGNPGTGKTTVAKLLGKLLKDMNILTKGHLIEAERADLVGEYIGHTAQKTRQLIKKSLGGILFIDEAYSLARGGEKDFGKEAIDTLVAHMEEQREHFILILAGYPKEMEHFLSLNPGLKSRFPIVIDFPDYKVDELMEIATLMFEEREYDVSTEASMKLKQHLAQKASYKKDFSNGRYVRNIVEKAIRSQAIRLLEHKEFTKKDLMTIRSHDLSFQE, from the coding sequence GTGCAGCAACCATTATCAACAAAGAAGAATGGACAAATCAACATTGTTCTGAAAAAAAATCAGCATGAATACTCCACTTTGAAAGAACCTCCCGCAGAATTGCAGCAGAAAATTGATGTCATGAATGAACATATTCCGTTAAAGCAAATTGAAACTGAGATGGATAAATTAATTGGTTTACAAGATATAAAAGAAGTTTTAAGAGAAATGTATGCATGGTTATATGTAAATGAAAAACGAAGAGAAGTGGGATTAAAGGAAAGTAGTCAAGCGCTCCACATGATGTTTCGTGGAAATCCAGGGACAGGTAAGACAACGGTTGCAAAATTGTTAGGTAAGCTGTTAAAAGATATGAATATATTAACGAAAGGTCATTTGATTGAAGCTGAAAGGGCAGATTTAGTTGGTGAATATATTGGTCATACAGCACAAAAAACTCGGCAGCTGATAAAAAAATCACTAGGTGGAATTTTGTTCATAGATGAGGCATATTCGCTTGCAAGAGGTGGTGAAAAGGATTTTGGAAAGGAAGCAATTGATACCCTTGTTGCACACATGGAAGAGCAACGAGAACATTTTATTTTAATTTTAGCTGGTTATCCGAAGGAGATGGAACATTTCTTATCGTTAAATCCTGGTTTAAAGTCGAGGTTTCCAATTGTAATTGACTTTCCTGATTATAAAGTTGATGAGCTAATGGAGATTGCAACACTTATGTTTGAAGAAAGGGAATATGACGTTTCAACTGAAGCATCAATGAAGTTAAAGCAACACCTAGCACAAAAAGCATCTTATAAAAAGGACTTCAGTAATGGACGTTACGTACGTAATATTGTAGAAAAAGCGATTCGTTCACAGGCAATCAGGCTTCTAGAGCATAAAGAATTTACGAAAAAAGACTTAATGACGATTAGAAGCCATGATCTTTCCTTTCAAGAGTAA
- a CDS encoding tyrosine-type recombinase/integrase, with the protein MDTLHDVTLPSDVIKFLEYLQARGRRPSTIKRYRYDLEDFFRYYKENNNNSNNWKELTQADYELFFQYLFTERNYSLSTMKRIHTVLKRLNLFYNLTDTPPEMNLNLEKKTLQKADFISEQEQEQLMKTLQSTSGLTDNQLRSRHLLIDRNIMIVRLLLTYGLTLQELVSLRMKHLHFEQNSLDIQSESSLSRTIELMEDDKQLLYRYIKTIPEPVRPRYHSSDPLFVSFDFQRGTYRWVYEKNAPKRLTEIAIQKMIREEIARSELRKGICAQHMRNTCILDQIKNDKSTEAIQQYFGFKTPLSLKRFYKYVEDHLSVN; encoded by the coding sequence ATGGACACTTTGCATGATGTAACGTTACCGTCTGATGTGATTAAATTTTTAGAATATTTGCAAGCACGTGGACGTAGACCTTCGACTATCAAACGTTATCGTTACGACTTAGAAGATTTTTTTCGTTATTATAAAGAAAATAACAACAATTCCAATAACTGGAAAGAACTAACACAAGCAGATTACGAACTATTTTTCCAATATTTATTTACTGAGCGCAACTACTCTCTTTCTACAATGAAACGGATTCACACTGTGTTAAAGCGCTTAAATCTTTTTTATAATTTAACTGATACACCACCAGAAATGAATCTTAACCTCGAAAAGAAAACTCTTCAAAAGGCAGACTTTATTTCTGAACAAGAACAGGAACAATTAATGAAAACCCTTCAATCTACATCAGGGCTAACGGATAATCAATTACGCTCACGTCATTTATTAATCGATCGAAACATCATGATCGTTCGATTATTATTGACTTATGGCCTTACATTACAAGAGCTAGTTTCATTAAGAATGAAGCACCTTCACTTTGAACAAAACTCACTCGATATACAATCAGAATCAAGCTTATCCAGAACAATTGAATTGATGGAAGATGATAAACAACTTCTTTATCGTTATATTAAAACGATCCCAGAACCTGTTCGTCCTCGTTACCATAGTTCCGACCCACTGTTCGTGTCTTTTGATTTCCAAAGAGGTACATATCGGTGGGTATATGAAAAGAATGCACCAAAACGATTAACAGAAATAGCCATACAGAAAATGATTCGTGAAGAGATAGCTCGTTCAGAACTTAGAAAAGGTATATGTGCTCAACATATGCGAAACACCTGTATTTTGGATCAAATCAAAAATGATAAATCTACGGAGGCAATTCAACAATATTTCGGCTTTAAAACACCTCTATCCTTGAAACGATTTTATAAATATGTAGAGGATCATTTGTCTGTCAACTGA
- the hfq gene encoding RNA chaperone Hfq, whose product MKQSVNIQDQFLNQLRKDNTFVTVYLLNGFQLRGTVKGFDNFTVLFETEGKQQMIYKHAISTFAPQRNVQIEFE is encoded by the coding sequence ATGAAACAATCCGTCAATATTCAAGACCAGTTTTTGAATCAGCTCCGCAAAGATAACACATTTGTTACTGTATACTTATTGAATGGGTTCCAGCTTAGGGGGACGGTAAAAGGTTTTGATAACTTTACGGTATTATTTGAAACAGAAGGAAAGCAGCAAATGATCTATAAACATGCAATTTCCACATTTGCACCACAACGTAACGTGCAAATTGAGTTCGAATAA
- the miaA gene encoding tRNA (adenosine(37)-N6)-dimethylallyltransferase MiaA, which produces MREKVIAIVGPTAVGKTKLSVELAKRLDGEVISGDSMQIYRDMNIGTAKVTTEEMQGITHHMIDIKNFNETFSVAEFQQTVRRLISDINAKGRLPILAGGTGLYIQSVLYDYQFSDASSDEDFRLELEEFAKLYGNEALHEKLQQVDIKSASNIHPNNVRRVIRALEVFHVTGMTMHEYQEQQSLEPCYQDTIIGLTTERDKLYDRINKRVDEMIDKGLFDEVKGLYEVGLKGTQAGQAIGYKEVISFIEGQCSKEDAISQLKQNSRRYAKRQFTWFRNKMDITWFDLTEDPFEQKLEEILHYIAGKLS; this is translated from the coding sequence ATGAGAGAAAAAGTGATTGCAATCGTAGGTCCAACGGCAGTTGGGAAAACAAAGCTTAGTGTTGAGCTTGCGAAAAGGTTGGATGGAGAAGTAATTAGTGGTGACTCAATGCAAATTTATCGAGATATGAATATCGGTACTGCTAAAGTTACAACTGAAGAAATGCAAGGTATTACACATCATATGATCGATATTAAGAATTTTAATGAAACATTCTCTGTAGCAGAATTTCAACAAACAGTTAGACGCCTTATTTCTGACATTAATGCAAAAGGGCGTTTACCGATTCTTGCAGGGGGAACGGGACTTTATATTCAATCTGTCCTGTATGATTATCAATTTTCAGATGCTTCGAGTGACGAAGATTTTCGTTTAGAACTAGAGGAATTTGCAAAACTCTACGGAAATGAAGCGTTACATGAAAAGTTGCAACAAGTAGATATAAAATCAGCTAGTAACATTCATCCGAATAACGTAAGGCGTGTCATTCGTGCGTTAGAAGTTTTTCATGTAACAGGAATGACTATGCATGAATATCAGGAACAACAGTCATTGGAACCTTGTTATCAGGATACGATCATAGGTTTAACAACAGAACGAGACAAGTTATACGATCGTATTAATAAACGAGTGGATGAGATGATTGATAAAGGACTGTTTGATGAAGTGAAGGGTCTTTATGAAGTAGGTCTTAAAGGTACTCAAGCTGGTCAAGCAATTGGTTATAAGGAAGTAATCTCATTCATAGAAGGTCAATGTTCAAAGGAAGACGCAATCAGTCAATTAAAGCAAAATTCAAGGCGTTATGCGAAGCGGCAGTTTACGTGGTTTCGTAATAAGATGGATATTACGTGGTTTGATTTGACTGAAGACCCTTTTGAGCAAAAGCTTGAAGAAATTTTACATTACATTGCAGGAAAGCTAAGTTAA
- the mutL gene encoding DNA mismatch repair endonuclease MutL, producing the protein MGKIQQLNAQLSNQIAAGEVVERPASVVKELLENAIDANSTRISIEVEEAGLVKIRIVDNGDGMDEEDARLAFERHATSKIKNESDLFRISTLGFRGEALPSIASVSELELKTSTGNQAGTFLRICGGTIEKQNRSDSRKGTEITVENLFYNTPARLKYMKTVHTELGNITDVVNRMALAHPNISFRLSHHGKKLLYTNGNGDRLQVLAAIYGTKTAKQMKEVHWSSLDFTIRGYIVKPEITRASRNYMSMIINGRFIKNYALLKAVQEGYHTLLPIGRYPIVLLHIEMDPLLVDVNVHPAKLEVRLSKEKELMEMITEGIKQDLRKETLIPKMEKKQKEPKPYSEQQVFTLEHKLSQPVSEEVKQGEQHIQRSEQHQEFVQSPVKRVQATSEHDMIRETAVKHDLDTLDELPTEELTQNEQEIPISNASSRVPPLYPIGQMHGTYILAQNENGLYIIDQHAAQERVKYEYFREKVGEVASEVQELLVPITLEFTQKESLLIDSRHEVLREVGIFLESFGPQSYIVRSHPQWFPRGFEQEIIEELIEQVIQYKKVDIKKVREEAAIMMSCKQSIKANHHLRNDEIFELLETLRKTTDPFTCPHGRPIIIQFSTYEMEKMFKRVM; encoded by the coding sequence ATGGGGAAAATTCAACAGTTAAATGCACAGCTATCGAACCAAATTGCTGCGGGTGAAGTAGTAGAACGACCTGCTTCAGTTGTTAAGGAATTATTAGAAAATGCTATTGATGCAAATAGTACTCGAATATCTATAGAAGTGGAAGAAGCAGGACTTGTAAAAATCCGTATTGTCGATAACGGAGATGGCATGGATGAAGAAGATGCCCGCTTAGCATTTGAACGACATGCCACGAGTAAAATTAAAAATGAAAGTGATCTATTTCGAATTTCTACACTTGGATTTCGTGGAGAGGCATTACCGAGTATTGCATCTGTATCTGAATTAGAGTTGAAAACGAGTACTGGAAATCAGGCAGGTACATTTTTGCGGATTTGTGGTGGAACGATTGAAAAACAAAATCGTTCAGATAGTCGAAAAGGTACAGAAATTACAGTAGAAAATCTATTCTATAATACACCAGCTCGTCTAAAATATATGAAAACCGTTCATACGGAATTAGGGAATATAACCGATGTTGTGAATCGGATGGCTCTTGCTCATCCAAATATTTCGTTTCGTCTATCACACCACGGTAAGAAACTATTATATACAAATGGTAACGGTGATCGATTACAAGTGTTAGCTGCGATCTACGGTACAAAAACAGCGAAACAAATGAAGGAAGTGCATTGGAGCTCGCTGGATTTTACAATCCGTGGTTACATTGTGAAACCTGAAATTACACGAGCATCCCGTAACTATATGTCGATGATCATAAATGGGCGATTTATTAAAAACTACGCCTTACTAAAAGCCGTGCAAGAAGGTTACCATACGTTACTCCCGATTGGACGGTATCCGATTGTTTTGCTTCACATTGAGATGGATCCATTATTAGTCGATGTGAATGTACATCCAGCTAAGCTAGAAGTCCGTTTAAGCAAAGAAAAAGAACTGATGGAAATGATTACTGAAGGTATTAAACAGGATTTGAGAAAAGAAACATTGATTCCGAAGATGGAGAAAAAACAGAAAGAACCTAAACCGTACTCCGAACAGCAAGTATTCACATTAGAGCATAAATTGTCACAACCAGTTAGTGAGGAAGTAAAACAGGGTGAACAGCATATTCAAAGGAGTGAACAACACCAAGAATTTGTTCAATCTCCAGTGAAACGTGTACAAGCAACCAGTGAACACGATATGATTAGAGAAACTGCTGTTAAACATGACCTAGATACGCTTGATGAGTTACCTACTGAGGAACTGACTCAAAACGAACAGGAGATTCCGATCTCTAATGCTTCATCAAGGGTGCCCCCACTGTATCCAATTGGTCAAATGCACGGTACGTATATTTTGGCACAAAATGAGAATGGCTTATATATCATTGACCAACATGCTGCTCAAGAGAGAGTTAAGTATGAATATTTTCGTGAAAAAGTAGGCGAAGTAGCTTCTGAAGTACAAGAATTACTCGTTCCGATAACATTGGAATTTACGCAAAAAGAATCACTTCTAATTGATTCTAGACATGAAGTGTTAAGAGAAGTGGGAATCTTCCTTGAGTCATTTGGTCCGCAAAGTTATATCGTACGTTCACATCCACAATGGTTTCCAAGAGGTTTTGAACAAGAGATTATTGAGGAACTGATTGAACAAGTGATTCAATATAAAAAAGTAGACATAAAAAAAGTACGAGAAGAAGCAGCGATCATGATGTCCTGTAAACAATCGATCAAGGCAAATCATCACCTGCGAAACGATGAAATCTTTGAATTGTTAGAAACGTTACGCAAAACAACCGATCCATTCACCTGTCCACATGGCAGACCAATTATCATTCAATTCTCGACATATGAAATGGAGAAGATGTTCAAACGAGTAATGTAA
- the mutS gene encoding DNA mismatch repair protein MutS, whose product MAKYTPMIEQYLRIKADYTDAFLFFRLGDFYEMFFEDALKASQELEITLTSRDGGGTERIPMCGVPHHSAQNYIQQLIEKGFKVAICEQTENPKQAKGVVKREVVQLITPGTVMDGKVLDEKDNNFIASVTDFEDGTFGVIYSDLTTGESKVTLLQGDWIDVIGELYGLSAREVILRDDIEQHVEKLIKERIPVTISHEERVNTPEGLENLVEGLEQNKLRKTSGRLFNYLLRTQKRSLGHLQPVEYYQINQYMKLDLHSKRNLELVETIRTKGKKGSLLWLLDKTITAMGGRMLRQWIERPLLKEQSINERLSIVSTLLEQFFEREGLRERLKEVYDLERLAGRVAFGNVNARDLIQLKKSLEQIPDILELVSKLDHSYTTKLVSEIDPCSELREMLDEGIHEHPPLSVKEGGIIKDGFHEALDRYRDASRNGKEWIAALEKKEREQTGIRSLKIGYNKIFGYFIEVTKANLHLLDDDRYERKQTLSNAERYITPELKEKESLILEAEEKSVELEYEIFLELREQVKQFIPSLQALAKFVSEMDVLQCFATISDEYGYVRPEFSKERKVEIHSGRHPVVEKVMHDNEYVANGCLLEQGREILLITGPNMSGKSTYMRQVALTAILAQIGCFVPAEKAVLPIFDQVFTRIGAADDLVAGQSTFMVEMLEAKNALTKATQDSLILLDEIGRGTSTYDGMALAQAIIEYIHNEIGAKTLFSTHYHELTELEQMLSHLQNVHVRAVEENGRVVFLHKVQEGAADRSYGIHVAELAELPAPLIERAKMILADLESQNQQVNSEEVSTIDTMEPSEDKQLSFFVAENKVKEKELKSSKQENNVVEALLQLDLLEMTPIDAMNELYKLQKKLKNN is encoded by the coding sequence ATGGCAAAGTATACGCCAATGATTGAACAATATTTACGAATAAAGGCTGACTACACGGATGCCTTTTTATTTTTTCGTTTAGGAGATTTTTATGAAATGTTTTTTGAGGATGCATTAAAGGCATCTCAAGAACTTGAAATAACGTTAACAAGTCGTGATGGTGGAGGAACAGAGCGAATTCCAATGTGTGGCGTTCCACATCATTCTGCACAAAACTATATTCAACAACTCATCGAAAAAGGATTTAAAGTTGCGATATGTGAGCAAACTGAAAACCCAAAACAAGCAAAGGGAGTTGTAAAACGAGAAGTCGTTCAGCTGATCACACCTGGTACTGTGATGGATGGTAAAGTATTAGATGAGAAGGATAACAACTTCATTGCTTCTGTCACTGATTTTGAGGATGGGACATTTGGTGTTATCTATTCTGATTTAACAACTGGTGAAAGTAAGGTGACATTGCTTCAAGGTGATTGGATCGACGTGATTGGCGAACTGTACGGATTATCTGCACGAGAAGTAATCTTACGTGATGATATTGAACAGCATGTTGAGAAGCTGATTAAAGAACGAATTCCTGTTACGATTTCCCATGAGGAACGAGTAAATACTCCTGAGGGGTTAGAAAATCTCGTTGAAGGATTAGAACAGAATAAGTTAAGGAAAACTTCAGGAAGACTTTTTAATTACTTACTACGAACGCAAAAGCGTTCTCTTGGACACCTACAACCAGTAGAATATTACCAAATTAATCAATACATGAAGCTAGATTTACATTCAAAGCGAAATTTAGAACTTGTTGAAACGATTCGTACGAAAGGGAAGAAAGGCTCTTTATTGTGGTTATTAGATAAGACGATAACTGCAATGGGAGGAAGAATGCTACGTCAGTGGATTGAGAGGCCTTTATTAAAGGAACAGTCAATTAATGAACGATTAAGTATTGTTTCAACACTTCTTGAACAATTTTTTGAGCGTGAAGGTTTAAGAGAGCGATTGAAAGAGGTCTATGATCTTGAAAGGTTAGCTGGGCGTGTTGCATTTGGGAATGTGAACGCACGAGATCTTATTCAGTTAAAAAAGTCATTAGAACAAATTCCTGACATTCTTGAGTTAGTTTCTAAGTTAGACCATTCATATACTACTAAATTGGTAAGCGAGATTGATCCATGTTCTGAGCTTCGAGAAATGCTTGATGAAGGTATACATGAACATCCACCACTCTCAGTGAAAGAGGGAGGGATCATTAAGGATGGCTTCCATGAAGCACTTGATCGCTATCGTGATGCTTCACGAAACGGTAAGGAATGGATTGCAGCACTTGAAAAAAAAGAACGCGAACAAACAGGTATTCGCTCATTAAAAATAGGATATAACAAGATTTTTGGTTATTTTATCGAGGTAACAAAGGCCAATTTACACCTGCTTGATGATGATCGTTATGAACGTAAGCAGACATTATCAAATGCTGAACGATATATTACACCCGAGTTGAAGGAGAAGGAATCGCTCATTCTTGAAGCAGAGGAGAAGAGTGTAGAACTCGAGTATGAGATCTTCTTAGAGTTACGTGAGCAAGTAAAGCAGTTTATTCCGAGCCTTCAAGCTTTAGCTAAATTTGTAAGTGAGATGGATGTATTACAATGCTTTGCGACAATTAGTGATGAGTATGGATATGTTCGCCCAGAGTTTTCGAAAGAGCGTAAAGTAGAAATTCATTCAGGACGTCATCCTGTTGTAGAAAAAGTTATGCATGATAATGAGTATGTTGCAAATGGTTGTTTGCTAGAACAAGGGCGTGAGATTCTATTAATAACAGGCCCAAATATGTCGGGGAAAAGTACGTATATGCGTCAAGTCGCTTTGACTGCTATACTTGCACAAATCGGTTGTTTCGTTCCTGCTGAGAAAGCTGTATTGCCAATATTTGATCAAGTGTTTACAAGAATTGGTGCAGCGGATGATCTCGTCGCTGGGCAGAGTACATTCATGGTTGAAATGCTTGAAGCAAAAAATGCACTCACAAAAGCGACACAAGATAGCTTAATATTACTAGATGAAATCGGTAGAGGAACATCTACGTATGATGGTATGGCATTAGCTCAAGCAATTATCGAATATATTCATAATGAAATCGGTGCAAAGACGCTCTTTTCTACTCATTATCATGAGCTAACCGAATTAGAACAAATGTTAAGTCATTTACAAAATGTCCATGTTCGTGCTGTTGAAGAAAATGGACGAGTTGTCTTTCTTCATAAAGTACAGGAGGGAGCAGCAGACAGAAGTTATGGAATACATGTTGCAGAACTTGCCGAATTGCCAGCTCCATTAATTGAACGTGCTAAGATGATTTTAGCGGACTTAGAATCACAAAATCAGCAAGTTAACTCCGAGGAAGTTAGTACAATTGATACGATGGAACCATCTGAAGATAAGCAACTTTCATTTTTTGTTGCTGAGAATAAAGTGAAGGAAAAAGAATTGAAATCATCTAAACAAGAAAATAACGTAGTTGAAGCACTATTACAGTTAGATCTATTAGAAATGACACCAATTGATGCAATGAACGAATTGTACAAGCTCCAAAAGAAGTTGAAAAATAACTGA